A window of Methanocaldococcus vulcanius M7 genomic DNA:
AAAGACAAAATTAATCTGTATTGATGATGTGGCTTATGTTGAAGGAGCAGAGTTTATAGAGTGGAAACCAGAAGATGCAAAAGAAAAGGCAAGAGAGATTATTAAGAAAGCAATTGAGGCATTTAAAGAGAGAAAAGGAATGCAAAAAGATTACTACGATGAGAAAGTTAAATCAGTTGTTGGAGTTGGAGAAGAATCATTAGTTGAGTTCTTAGGAGGAAGTGTCAAGCCGTTAATTGAATTGATTGCAAGTGGTAAAATCAAAGGGGTTGTTGGAGTCGTTGGATGTTCAAACTTGGCAAGTGGAGGACATGATAACATAATTGTTACATTAACAAAAGAACTCATAAAAAGAGATATTTTGGTCTTAGCAGGAGGTTGTGTAAATAGCCCATTGAAACACGCTGGTCTCTTTGATCCTGCAAGTGCTGAGTTAGCTGGAGAGAACTTAAAAGAGGTTTGTAAGAGTTTAGGAATTCCACCTGTCTTAAACTTTGGAGCATGTTTAAGTATTGCGAGAATTGAGCAGGTTGCAGTTGCAATCGCTGAAGAGTTAGGAGTTGATATTCCTGATCTGCCTGTCGCTGCCTCAGCACCACAGTGGTTAGAAGAGCAGGCATTGGCAGATGCAACCTATGCAGTTGATATGGGCTTTACTGTCCATGTTTCACCAGTTCCATTCGTTACTGGCAGTGAGTTGGTGACAAAGGTTTTAACTGAGGCAGTTGAGGGCTTAACGGGAGGTAAATTAATTCCAGAACCAAATCCATACAAAGCAGCTGATTTATTGGAAAAAACAATTATGGAGAAGAGGAAAAAACTTGGAATCTAATTGAATCTTTTTTAAATCTTTAATCTTTAAACATTCTTTAAATTAACTTTAAATTAAAACATTTTAAAAGGTGGAATTATGAGAATTAGGGGATTTGAGACCTCAATGATGGGGAGAGATATTGATTTTATTCCCCCAGCAATGTCAAGGTTATGCTGTTTAAATGAAATCTCCCATGCATTGGCAGGAGTTATGGCTGTTGAGAAAGCTCACAATATAACAGTTCCAAATGAGGGGCAGTATTTGAGAGAGATTGCACGATTGGGAGAGATTGTTGAGGTAGATGCAATTAAGTTGAGAGAATTTAAAAATACAGATGAGTTGGCAGATATTGGAAGCAAAATAAAATCAGTTTTGGGAAAGAAGGCAAAATATTTGACTGTTGGAGGGGTTTTAGAAAATATAAGCGACAAAAGAAAAGAAAAATTAATTAATTTAGCAAAAGAGGGATTAAACTTAGTTGATAAGGACTTTGTTAAATTGGTTGATGAGAGAAAGGCAAAGATTCCATTGCCAGATGTTGAGTTAATTGAGGCATATAACTTTGATGTTAATAAGGTAGAGATAAACGGCTTGCCAAAAACATCTTTTTATGATGGAAAGGTAGTTTATAGTGGGTCTTTGGCAAGAATGTATAAGGAGGGCTTAATAAATTCAAAAAACTTGTGGGATGTGTTATCTGCAAGAATGATTGAGATTGAAGTTTGCCTAAATAAGATTATAGAACTTTTAAACAAGTTAAAATTAACACAGCCATATATGGAGCCAATTATAAAGGATGGAAAGGCAGTTGGAGAGGTAGTTATAGAAGGAGGGGAAGGAATTGTTTATCACAAAGTTGAATTACTCGGAAGGGAGATTTTGGACTATACAATATTAACAAGTGAGAACTTTAACAAAGCAGTTTTGGATAATACAAATGAAGAAGAAGCAAAAAGAATCATCCAACTTTGTGAAAGATGCTACTATCTATAATCTAATTAATAACTATGAAAATGTATGGGGCTGAAAGCCCTTTAACTTAATGGACACGTTTTGATCAAGCTTTTACTAAAAAGGTTGAAGGTGATTTCTATGACCGGATGCGGTTCTTGTGGCAAGATTATCAAAAACATTGAAAAGAAGTATTATGACAAATTAAAAGAAAAGGGCATTGCACTGGTTGGAGGGGCTGTAAATTTAGATGATGAAAAAGAAGTAGAAAAAATAATGGAAATTAGAGAAAACTCAAAAATATTGATAGCAGTGGGTAGCTGTGCTGTAAGTGGTGGTTTCCAAAGAATGCTTATTGGTTTAGAAAACGGCTTTCCACAGAGATTCGTTAGGATTGGAGATGTTGTTAAGGTAGATTATGCAATAATCGGCTGTCCTCCTGATGAGAAGGAAGTTGAGAGAGTAGTTAAGGCAGTTATTGAAAAAGACAAAAACGTTGTTGATTCATACTTAATATTGAAACCTTATGAAGTTATTGCTGGAAAGCCAATTATTGAGGCATATATGAAAGTTAATGATGTTTTACTAACTTCAAATAAAGAACTCTGTTTAGGATGTGATGATAAACCAATAAATGATGAGTTCTGCACTGGTTGTGGGACTTGTGTAGCTAAATGTCCAGCAAACGCTCTAACAATAGATGAAAAACCAAAAGTCAATATAAGTAAGTGTATCAAATGCGGAACTTGTTTCTTCAACTGTATAAGAGTAAGAGAGGCATCATTACCATAAATTTAAAATTTTAAGAGGCATTGCCGAGCGAAGCGAGGCAATGCATCCCGGGTATACCAATAGGGCGGAGCCCTATGGTTATTAAAAGTTTCGAGGTGAGATGTATGAAATACCTTTCAGCAAAATCAAAATTAAACATCGAATCCCAAGATGGAGGATTTACCACGACATTTTTGGGCTACTGCTTGGAGAGAGAAATATTAGATGCAGTTGTGGTTGTTAAAAGTAAAAATTGGAAACCAATTGCTTATTTAGCAACAAACACAGTTGAGTTGTTAGAATCTCCAAAGAGTAAATACTCTATCTCTCCAAATAACAAGTTGTTAGAGTATGCAACAGAAAACTACGATAAAGTTGGTTTAGTTGGCTTGCCTTGCCATATATTGGGAGGATTGCAGTTTGATTTGACTTTAAAGGTTGGTTTATTCTGCACTAAAAACTTCTACTATGATACAATAAAGAGCATTATAAAAGAGAGATTTGGAGTAAATATTGATGAAGTGTATAAAATGAACATTACAAAAGGTAAGTTTGTTGTTGAAACATTAAAAAGAGAAGGATTTGCAAAAACTGAAAAAGTTGTTTATGAAATTCCAATAAAGGAGATTGAAAAACTCTGCAACTTAGGATGTAGGGTCTGCACTGACTTTTCAGCTAAATATGCCGATGTATCAGTTGGAAGTGTTGGAAGTGAAGACGGCTGGAATACAGTAATTGTAAGAAACAAGATGGCTGAAGAGATAATAAATGATATGGTTGATAAGGGGCTGATTGAGATTAAGGAAGAGGTAGATATTAAAGCAGTTGAAAAATTGGAGGACATTAAAAAGAAAAATGAAGAGATTAACAAATGCTCTGCATACTTTGCTGTATGCCCAGCCCTCTTTTAAAATATTTAAAATATGATGCTTTTTATCTGTTAGATCTTTGTTATTTTATTTTTCTATTTTTTTGAGATATAATTTTAAAGAATATAATTAATGTAATTTTAAGTTGTTTCAATAAATTAATAAAATTAATCAATAAAAAATAAAAAATTATGAAATTTCTTTTTTGTAAGTTTTTTATAAGATTGATGGTGATAAATATGCTGATTAAAAAGATTGAGGAATTGAAAAACTCTGAAATCAAAGATGTTATTGATAAGAGAATACAAGAATTCAAGTCATTTAAAAATAAATCTAATGAAGAGTGGTTTAAGGAGTTGTGTTTTTGCATTTTGACAGCTAATTTTACAGCTGAGGGGGGAATAAGGATTCAGAGAGAAATAGGAGATGGATTTTTGACACTATCAAAAGAGGAGTTAGAAGAAAAATTAAAAAAATTAGGGCATAGATTTTACAGAAAGAGAGCTGAATTTATAGTTTTAGCAAGAAGATTTAAAAATATTAAAGATATTGTTAAGAGTTTTGAAGATGAGAAAGTAGCGAGGGAGTTTTTGGTAAGAAACATAAAAGGGATTGGATATAAGGAGGCAAGCCACTTTTTAAGAAATGTTGGTTATGACGATGTTGCTATAATTGATAGGCATATTTTGAGAGAACTTTACGAAAACAACTACATTGATGAGATTCCAAAGACGTTGAGCAGGAAAAAATATTTAGAAATAGAAAATATATTGAGAGATATTGGAGAGAAAGTGGATTTAAAGCTCTCTGAATTGGATTTATATATTTGGTATTTAAGGACAGGGAAGGTTTTAAAATAAATACAATAAGTTTATTTCATTTGCTCTAAAATAATTGCTGGACAAATCTTTTTTATTCCTTCAATTTTGCCGATTTTATTAAATATTAAGTCAGAGAACTCTTTTCCATCCTTAGCCCAGATTTCAGTCATGATCATGTGGTCTCCTGTTGAGGTAAATACTTTTTTAACTTCCTCAAATTTGCAGAGTTCCTTAGCGACATTTAAGAATTTATCCGGCTCTGTGTCAAATCCAGTCAAGGCAACGACATTATATCCAATCTTTGAAGGATCAATTATTGCAGTATAGCCCTTAATAACTCCTTCCTCTTCTAATTTTTTTACTCTCTTTCTTATAGAACTCTCACTTGTGCCCAATTCTCTTGCAATATCTGTGTATGATCTTCTTCCATCTTTCATAAGAATTTCGATAATTTTTAAGTCCTTTTCATCCATATTTTCACCGAATTTCGTATAATTAATAATATAAAACATAACCAAAAAATATGCGAGTTAGTATTTATTTCGTTAAAATATATAAAAATTTTGGGGGAAGAGAATGGCGGTTGAGATAATCGTTGATAGAAACAAGTGTATCGGATGCGGAAGATGCTATGATGTCTGTCCAAAAGCTCCACTTATATGGAAAAAAGATGAAGATGGAAAATATTATGCTTATGATGTTGAATACTGCCACAACTGTAAATTTTGTGCCGGTAGATGCCCGACAAAAGCAATTTTAATTAAAGTAGTTAAACCAAAAAAAAGAAAAGAAGAAAAAAGGATGAAATAAGAAATGAATAAAATATAAAATAAAAAAGAATAAAAAAGTAAATATTATTAATTATTCTTTTATCTCAGCAAGAACATTATCTAATGCATCAATTAAAGCATCTATATGCTCTTTCTCCACAATAAGCGGAGGTAAAAATCTCAAAACTGTGTCAGAAGTGCAGTTGATTAAAAATCCTTTTTCAAGCATTTTTTTAACTATATCTGCCCCATTAAATTCAAGTTCTGCCCCAATCATTAATCCTAAGCCCCTAACATCTTTTATGAAGTTGTATCTCTCCACAAGGTTTTCGAGTTTTCGAATAAAGTATTTTCCTTTCTCTATAACTCTGTTATCTTTAATTAACTCCTCTATAACCTCAACTGATGCCAATGCAGCAGAACAAGCCAATGGATTTCC
This region includes:
- the ptr2 gene encoding HTH-type transcriptional regulator Ptr2, whose translation is MDEKDLKIIEILMKDGRRSYTDIARELGTSESSIRKRVKKLEEEGVIKGYTAIIDPSKIGYNVVALTGFDTEPDKFLNVAKELCKFEEVKKVFTSTGDHMIMTEIWAKDGKEFSDLIFNKIGKIEGIKKICPAIILEQMK
- a CDS encoding NADH-quinone oxidoreductase subunit B family protein produces the protein MTGCGSCGKIIKNIEKKYYDKLKEKGIALVGGAVNLDDEKEVEKIMEIRENSKILIAVGSCAVSGGFQRMLIGLENGFPQRFVRIGDVVKVDYAIIGCPPDEKEVERVVKAVIEKDKNVVDSYLILKPYEVIAGKPIIEAYMKVNDVLLTSNKELCLGCDDKPINDEFCTGCGTCVAKCPANALTIDEKPKVNISKCIKCGTCFFNCIRVREASLP
- a CDS encoding Coenzyme F420 hydrogenase/dehydrogenase, beta subunit C-terminal domain, coding for MKYLSAKSKLNIESQDGGFTTTFLGYCLEREILDAVVVVKSKNWKPIAYLATNTVELLESPKSKYSISPNNKLLEYATENYDKVGLVGLPCHILGGLQFDLTLKVGLFCTKNFYYDTIKSIIKERFGVNIDEVYKMNITKGKFVVETLKREGFAKTEKVVYEIPIKEIEKLCNLGCRVCTDFSAKYADVSVGSVGSEDGWNTVIVRNKMAEEIINDMVDKGLIEIKEEVDIKAVEKLEDIKKKNEEINKCSAYFAVCPALF
- a CDS encoding nickel-dependent hydrogenase large subunit, which encodes MRIRGFETSMMGRDIDFIPPAMSRLCCLNEISHALAGVMAVEKAHNITVPNEGQYLREIARLGEIVEVDAIKLREFKNTDELADIGSKIKSVLGKKAKYLTVGGVLENISDKRKEKLINLAKEGLNLVDKDFVKLVDERKAKIPLPDVELIEAYNFDVNKVEINGLPKTSFYDGKVVYSGSLARMYKEGLINSKNLWDVLSARMIEIEVCLNKIIELLNKLKLTQPYMEPIIKDGKAVGEVVIEGGEGIVYHKVELLGREILDYTILTSENFNKAVLDNTNEEEAKRIIQLCERCYYL
- a CDS encoding 4Fe-4S dicluster domain-containing protein — encoded protein: MAVEIIVDRNKCIGCGRCYDVCPKAPLIWKKDEDGKYYAYDVEYCHNCKFCAGRCPTKAILIKVVKPKKRKEEKRMK
- a CDS encoding N-glycosylase/DNA lyase — its product is MLIKKIEELKNSEIKDVIDKRIQEFKSFKNKSNEEWFKELCFCILTANFTAEGGIRIQREIGDGFLTLSKEELEEKLKKLGHRFYRKRAEFIVLARRFKNIKDIVKSFEDEKVAREFLVRNIKGIGYKEASHFLRNVGYDDVAIIDRHILRELYENNYIDEIPKTLSRKKYLEIENILRDIGEKVDLKLSELDLYIWYLRTGKVLK